The Streptomyces sp. NBC_01197 genome window below encodes:
- a CDS encoding 2-oxo-4-hydroxy-4-carboxy-5-ureidoimidazoline decarboxylase yields the protein MRPPSLHHRTDGPARAAIPAQNRGPSGLHRFNSAPAGTAESALLGCCGSPRWARRLAAHRPYPDLTALLAACDEASYDLSPAELCQALAGEPASGPLHGRAPRAAHTALSAAHAAYESRFGHPFVICLDAFRPSEHLDQVLASIRSRLSHEPDEERVVAADELRRLARGRITRLVADTGHAGSPSVAV from the coding sequence ATGCGACCGCCGTCACTTCACCACAGAACAGACGGCCCGGCACGCGCAGCCATACCCGCGCAGAACCGTGGCCCGTCCGGTCTCCACCGGTTCAACTCTGCACCCGCCGGCACCGCCGAGAGCGCACTGCTCGGCTGCTGCGGCAGCCCCCGGTGGGCCCGGCGGCTGGCCGCACACCGCCCCTACCCCGACCTGACGGCGCTGCTCGCCGCATGTGACGAGGCGAGCTACGACCTGTCCCCGGCCGAGCTCTGCCAGGCCCTGGCGGGCGAACCGGCGTCCGGGCCGCTCCACGGCAGGGCCCCGCGGGCCGCCCACACCGCGCTGAGCGCCGCGCATGCCGCGTACGAGAGCCGCTTCGGCCACCCCTTCGTGATCTGCCTCGACGCCTTCCGCCCGTCCGAGCACCTCGACCAGGTGCTCGCGAGCATCCGTTCCCGGCTCTCGCACGAGCCCGACGAGGAGCGAGTGGTCGCCGCCGACGAGCTACGCCGCCTCGCCCGGGGACGAATCACCCGTCTTGTGGCGGATACGGGCCACGCCGGTAGCCCGTCCGTGGCTGTTTGA
- the sdhC gene encoding succinate dehydrogenase, cytochrome b556 subunit, translating to MPAGTLYRGREGMWSWVAHRVTGVLIFFFLFVHVLDTALVRISPEDYDKVIATYKTPIVGVLEYGLVAAILFHALNGLRIIAVDFWSKGPRHQKQMLWSVVGIWVLLMIGAIYPVLGHAARELFGS from the coding sequence GTGCCGGCTGGAACGCTGTACCGCGGCCGGGAAGGTATGTGGTCCTGGGTGGCTCATCGAGTCACCGGCGTCCTCATCTTCTTCTTCCTGTTCGTACACGTCCTGGACACTGCTCTCGTCCGTATTTCCCCCGAGGACTACGACAAGGTCATCGCTACTTACAAGACGCCGATCGTGGGCGTCCTTGAGTACGGCCTTGTCGCAGCGATCCTCTTCCACGCTCTGAACGGCCTGCGCATCATCGCCGTGGACTTCTGGTCCAAGGGCCCGCGCCACCAGAAGCAGATGCTGTGGTCTGTCGTGGGCATCTGGGTCCTGCTGATGATCGGGGCCATCTACCCCGTACTCGGCCACGCCGCACGCGAACTGTTCGGGAGCTGA
- a CDS encoding succinate dehydrogenase hydrophobic membrane anchor subunit, which produces MSAETSAAVGPVEGVSLFDADHPAPLIEAPRQRTKKTPKTTRGNFEMYAWLFMRLSGIVLVVLVLGHLLIQLVLDGGVSKIGFAFVAGRWASPFWQGWDLTMLWLAMLHGANGLRTVINDYAERVGTRLWLKGLLYTATVFTILLGTLVIFTFDPNIS; this is translated from the coding sequence ATGTCTGCTGAGACCTCCGCCGCTGTCGGCCCCGTCGAGGGTGTCTCCCTCTTCGACGCCGACCACCCCGCGCCGCTCATCGAGGCCCCGCGCCAGCGCACCAAGAAGACGCCGAAGACCACACGCGGCAACTTCGAGATGTACGCCTGGCTGTTCATGCGCCTCTCCGGGATCGTCCTGGTCGTCCTGGTCCTCGGCCACCTGCTGATCCAGCTGGTGCTCGACGGCGGGGTGAGCAAGATCGGCTTCGCCTTCGTGGCGGGCCGCTGGGCCTCTCCGTTCTGGCAGGGCTGGGACCTCACCATGCTCTGGCTGGCGATGCTTCACGGCGCCAACGGCCTCCGTACCGTCATCAATGACTACGCGGAGCGCGTCGGCACGCGCCTGTGGCTCAAGGGCCTGCTGTACACCGCCACGGTGTTCACCATCCTGCTGGGCACGCTGGTGATCTTCACCTTCGACCCGAACATCTCCTAG
- the sdhA gene encoding succinate dehydrogenase flavoprotein subunit codes for MKIHKYDTVIVGAGGAGMRAAIESTKRSRTAVLTKLYPTRSHTGAAQGGMAAALANVEEDNWEWHTFDTIKGGDYLVDQDAAEILAKEAIDAVLDLEKMGLPFNRTPAGEIDQRRFGGHSRNHGEAPVRRACYAADRTGHMILQTLYQNCVKEGVEFFNEFYVLDQLLVEVDGVKTSAGVVAYELATGEIHVFQSKSVIYASGGTGKFFKVTSNAHTLTGDGQAACYRRGLPLEDMEFFQFHPTGIWRMGILLTEGARGEGGILRNKDGERFMEKYAPVMKDLASRDVVSRSIYTEIREGRGCGPAGDHVYLDLTHLPPEQLDAKLPDITEFARTYLGIEPYTDPIPIQPTAHYAMGGIPTNVQGEVLADNTTVVPGLYAAGEVACVSVHGANRLGTNSLLDINVFGRRSGIAAAEYAAKHGFAELPENPAAQVEAQVERLRDATGTERVSVLRTELQECMDANVMVFRTEQTIKTAVEKIAELRERYLNVSVQDKGRRFNTDLLEAIELGNLLDLAEVMATSALARKESRGGHYREDFPNRDDVNFMRHTMAYREVGDDGSESIRLDYKPVVQTRYQPMERKY; via the coding sequence ATGAAGATCCACAAGTACGACACCGTCATCGTCGGCGCCGGCGGGGCCGGTATGCGCGCGGCCATCGAGTCGACGAAGCGCAGCCGCACCGCCGTGCTGACGAAGCTCTACCCGACCCGCTCCCACACCGGTGCCGCCCAGGGCGGCATGGCCGCGGCCCTCGCCAACGTCGAGGAGGACAACTGGGAGTGGCACACCTTCGACACGATCAAGGGCGGCGACTACCTGGTCGACCAGGACGCCGCCGAGATCCTGGCGAAGGAGGCCATCGACGCGGTCCTCGACCTGGAGAAGATGGGCCTGCCGTTCAACCGGACGCCCGCCGGGGAGATCGACCAGCGCCGTTTCGGCGGCCACTCGCGCAACCACGGTGAGGCCCCGGTCCGCCGTGCGTGCTACGCCGCTGACCGCACCGGCCACATGATCCTCCAGACCCTCTACCAGAACTGCGTCAAGGAGGGTGTGGAGTTCTTCAACGAGTTCTACGTCCTGGACCAGCTGCTGGTCGAGGTGGACGGCGTCAAGACCTCCGCGGGCGTCGTGGCCTACGAGCTGGCGACCGGCGAGATCCACGTCTTCCAGTCGAAGTCCGTGATCTACGCGTCCGGCGGCACCGGCAAGTTCTTCAAGGTCACGTCGAACGCGCACACCCTGACCGGTGACGGCCAGGCCGCCTGCTACCGGCGCGGTCTGCCCCTGGAGGACATGGAGTTCTTCCAGTTCCACCCGACGGGCATCTGGCGCATGGGCATCCTGCTGACGGAGGGCGCCCGTGGTGAGGGCGGCATCCTCCGCAACAAGGACGGCGAGCGCTTCATGGAGAAGTACGCGCCGGTCATGAAGGACCTCGCGTCCCGTGACGTCGTGTCCCGATCCATCTACACGGAGATCCGGGAGGGCCGCGGCTGCGGACCCGCCGGTGACCACGTGTACCTCGACCTGACGCACCTCCCGCCGGAGCAGCTGGACGCCAAGCTCCCGGACATCACGGAGTTCGCGCGTACGTACCTGGGCATCGAGCCGTACACGGACCCGATCCCGATCCAGCCCACCGCGCACTACGCCATGGGCGGCATCCCGACCAACGTCCAGGGTGAGGTCCTCGCGGACAACACCACGGTCGTGCCCGGCCTGTACGCGGCCGGCGAGGTCGCCTGCGTCTCGGTGCACGGCGCCAACCGTCTGGGCACCAACTCGCTGCTCGACATCAACGTCTTCGGGCGCAGGTCGGGTATCGCGGCCGCCGAGTACGCGGCGAAGCACGGCTTCGCCGAGCTTCCCGAGAACCCGGCCGCGCAGGTCGAGGCCCAGGTCGAGCGGTTGCGTGACGCCACCGGCACCGAGCGGGTCTCCGTGCTGCGCACGGAGCTCCAGGAGTGCATGGACGCCAACGTGATGGTGTTCCGCACCGAGCAGACGATCAAGACGGCGGTCGAGAAGATCGCCGAGCTGCGCGAGCGCTATCTGAACGTGTCCGTCCAGGACAAGGGCCGCCGGTTCAACACCGACCTCCTCGAAGCGATCGAGCTGGGCAACCTGCTGGACCTCGCCGAGGTCATGGCGACGTCCGCCCTGGCGCGCAAGGAGTCCCGCGGCGGTCACTACCGCGAGGACTTCCCGAACCGCGACGACGTCAACTTCATGCGCCACACCATGGCGTACCGCGAGGTGGGCGACGACGGCTCCGAGTCGATCCGGCTCGACTACAAGCCGGTCGTCCAGACCCGCTACCAGCCGATGGAGCGTAAGTACTAA
- a CDS encoding succinate dehydrogenase iron-sulfur subunit: MATPTINDADKAGAGKPEAGFADTPFITATFRIRRFNPEISDEAQWQDFAVEIDPKERVLDALHKIKWELDGTLTFRRSCAHGVCGSDAMRINGKNRLACKTLIKDINPDKPILIEAIKGLTVLKDLVVDMDPFFQAYRDVMPFLITNGNEPTRERLQSAEDRERFDDTTKCILCAACTSSCPVFWNDGQYFGPAAIVNAHRFIFDSRDEGGEQRLEILNDKDGVWRCRTTFNCTDACPRGIEVTKAIQEVKRALITRRF; this comes from the coding sequence ATGGCTACCCCAACCATCAACGACGCTGACAAGGCCGGGGCCGGCAAGCCGGAGGCCGGCTTCGCCGACACGCCGTTCATCACGGCCACCTTCCGGATCCGCCGGTTCAACCCGGAGATCTCGGACGAGGCGCAGTGGCAGGACTTCGCGGTCGAGATCGACCCGAAGGAGCGCGTGCTCGACGCCCTCCACAAGATCAAGTGGGAGCTCGACGGCACGCTGACCTTCCGCCGCTCGTGCGCGCACGGGGTCTGCGGTTCGGACGCGATGCGGATCAACGGCAAGAACAGGCTCGCCTGCAAGACGCTGATCAAGGACATCAACCCGGACAAGCCGATCCTGATCGAGGCCATAAAGGGCCTCACGGTCCTCAAGGACCTCGTGGTCGACATGGACCCGTTCTTCCAGGCGTACCGCGACGTGATGCCCTTCCTCATCACCAACGGCAACGAGCCGACGCGCGAGCGTCTGCAGTCCGCCGAGGACCGCGAGCGGTTCGACGACACCACGAAGTGCATCCTCTGCGCCGCGTGCACGTCGTCCTGCCCGGTGTTCTGGAACGACGGCCAGTACTTCGGCCCGGCCGCGATCGTCAACGCGCACCGCTTCATCTTCGACTCGCGTGACGAGGGCGGCGAGCAGCGTCTGGAGATCCTCAACGACAAGGACGGCGTGTGGCGTTGCCGCACGACGTTCAACTGCACGGACGCCTGCCCGCGCGGTATCGAGGTCACGAAGGCGATCCAGGAAGTGAAGCGCGCACTCATCACCCGCCGCTTCTGA
- a CDS encoding thiol-disulfide oxidoreductase DCC family protein — translation MRDTTPVRRLTVLYDARCPLCVHLRHWLRGQRQLVPLDLVPAASAEAMERFPGLDHGSTLEEITVIGDRGQIYRGPAAWIVCLWALAAHRPKAHWLSTPAGAPFVRVAMLTAAKYRDVTAPPCGERCAVPG, via the coding sequence ATGAGGGACACCACCCCCGTCAGGAGACTGACCGTGCTGTACGACGCCCGGTGCCCGCTCTGTGTCCATCTGCGGCACTGGCTGCGCGGGCAGCGCCAGCTCGTACCGCTCGACCTGGTGCCGGCCGCGTCAGCCGAGGCCATGGAGCGGTTCCCCGGGCTGGACCACGGAAGCACCCTGGAGGAGATCACCGTGATCGGCGACCGGGGCCAGATCTACCGCGGACCGGCCGCCTGGATCGTCTGCCTGTGGGCGCTCGCCGCCCACCGGCCCAAAGCCCACTGGCTGTCCACCCCCGCGGGCGCGCCCTTCGTCAGGGTCGCGATGCTCACCGCGGCCAAGTACCGCGACGTCACAGCGCCGCCCTGCGGTGAGCGGTGCGCGGTCCCCGGTTAG
- a CDS encoding TetR/AcrR family transcriptional regulator, with product MTDAKPAKSEQTRTLILETALRLFQERGYDKTTMRVIAREAGVSVGNAYYYFAGKEHLIQGFYDRIGAEHRAAVRDVLDHETDLEKRLTGVLTAWLDVAAPYHEFAAQFFKNAADPESPLSPFSVESEAARETAISIHREVLAGAKAKIPGELADVLPELMWLSQMGLVLYWVFDRSPERERSRRLAGRGARLTTRGIALARFRALRPLVHEVHELFTDFLPGMAETATARKRS from the coding sequence GTGACTGATGCGAAGCCTGCCAAGAGCGAGCAGACCCGGACGCTCATCCTCGAAACCGCGCTCCGGCTCTTCCAGGAGCGCGGTTACGACAAGACGACGATGCGGGTCATCGCCCGGGAGGCGGGCGTCTCCGTCGGGAACGCGTACTACTACTTCGCCGGCAAGGAACACCTGATCCAGGGGTTCTACGACCGCATCGGCGCGGAGCACCGGGCGGCGGTGCGCGATGTGCTCGACCACGAGACCGATCTGGAGAAGCGGCTCACCGGGGTCCTGACGGCCTGGCTCGATGTCGCGGCGCCCTACCACGAGTTCGCCGCCCAGTTCTTCAAGAACGCGGCCGACCCCGAGAGCCCGCTCAGCCCCTTCTCGGTGGAGTCGGAGGCCGCCCGCGAGACGGCCATCTCGATCCACCGAGAGGTACTGGCGGGCGCCAAGGCGAAGATCCCCGGCGAACTGGCCGACGTACTGCCGGAGTTGATGTGGCTGTCCCAGATGGGACTGGTCCTGTACTGGGTCTTCGACCGGTCACCCGAGCGGGAGCGCAGCAGACGGCTCGCCGGGCGCGGAGCGCGGCTCACCACCAGGGGCATCGCGCTGGCCCGCTTCCGGGCGCTGCGACCGCTGGTCCATGAGGTGCACGAGCTGTTCACGGACTTCCTGCCGGGCATGGCCGAAACGGCGACGGCCCGCAAACGGTCCTGA
- a CDS encoding ABC transporter substrate-binding protein, whose protein sequence is MRSIRMRILVICVVLACAGVGAWQLLPGDGGKKKPIVIGTTDVVSSLDPAQAYDAGSWALYNSLYQSLMTFNVGSSTPVPDAASSCEFTDDALRTFSCTMRDGLTFSNGDKVTAEDAAFSFNRVLRMKGNGPAPLYPTLKNVDVSGNKVVFHLKARDATFASKIATGGGAIVDHTAYPANKGRKGSTVVGSGPYVLKSYKSGVSALLEPNPQYKGAIKKTGVPVEIRYFKQPAQLDAAWKHKDIDVAHRVMTPATLTKLSPSDPDAHVTEATGSEVRNLVLNVRKGSAFADTGVRRAAADLVDRAQLSEKVYNGTVEPLYSLIPQGFTGHTTAFFDAYPKVDEAAARQLLQQAGVQTPVAFTYAYSSTSVTDDEARTLKTQLEKGGLFKVKLKGMTDWTKFQDDYRLGKFDAYAVGWIADYPDADNYAQPLVGTGNSLFNGYSSKDVDRLIGRTQQYTDRGRTADDFKALQDDVAQDVPLIPLWQRKDYVLTSKDVSGGQYLADGTGVWRIWELGWL, encoded by the coding sequence ATGCGTTCGATCCGCATGCGGATTCTGGTCATATGCGTCGTTCTGGCGTGTGCCGGTGTCGGCGCCTGGCAGCTGCTGCCGGGCGACGGCGGGAAGAAGAAGCCGATCGTCATCGGGACCACCGACGTCGTCTCGTCGCTGGACCCGGCCCAGGCCTACGACGCCGGTTCGTGGGCCCTCTACAACTCGCTCTACCAGTCGCTGATGACGTTCAACGTCGGTTCCTCCACCCCGGTGCCGGACGCGGCGAGCAGCTGTGAGTTCACCGATGACGCCCTGCGTACCTTCAGCTGCACCATGCGTGACGGCCTGACGTTCTCGAACGGCGACAAGGTCACGGCGGAAGATGCCGCGTTCTCGTTCAACCGTGTCCTGCGCATGAAGGGGAACGGCCCCGCACCGCTCTACCCCACGCTCAAGAACGTCGACGTGTCGGGCAACAAGGTCGTCTTCCACCTCAAGGCCCGCGACGCCACCTTCGCCTCGAAGATCGCGACAGGCGGCGGCGCCATCGTCGACCACACCGCGTACCCGGCGAACAAGGGGCGCAAGGGCAGTACGGTGGTGGGCTCCGGGCCGTACGTGCTGAAGTCCTACAAGAGTGGCGTCAGCGCGCTTCTGGAGCCGAACCCGCAGTACAAGGGCGCCATCAAGAAGACCGGCGTACCGGTCGAGATCCGCTACTTCAAGCAGCCCGCCCAGCTCGACGCCGCCTGGAAGCACAAGGACATCGACGTCGCGCACCGGGTGATGACCCCCGCGACGCTGACGAAGCTCTCGCCCAGTGACCCGGACGCCCATGTCACCGAGGCGACCGGCAGCGAGGTCCGCAACCTGGTCCTCAACGTCCGCAAGGGTTCGGCGTTCGCGGACACCGGGGTGCGCCGGGCCGCGGCCGATCTGGTCGACCGCGCGCAGCTGTCCGAGAAGGTCTACAACGGCACGGTCGAACCGCTCTACTCGCTGATTCCGCAGGGTTTCACCGGTCACACCACCGCGTTCTTCGACGCCTACCCGAAGGTCGATGAGGCTGCTGCCAGGCAGCTGCTCCAGCAGGCCGGTGTGCAGACCCCGGTGGCCTTCACGTACGCGTACTCCAGCACGAGCGTCACCGACGACGAGGCCCGGACGCTGAAGACGCAGCTGGAGAAGGGCGGCCTCTTCAAGGTGAAGCTCAAGGGGATGACGGACTGGACGAAGTTCCAGGACGACTACCGGCTCGGCAAGTTCGACGCGTACGCCGTCGGCTGGATCGCGGACTATCCGGACGCCGACAACTACGCGCAGCCGCTGGTCGGTACCGGCAACAGCCTCTTCAACGGCTACAGCAGCAAGGACGTCGACCGGCTGATCGGCCGCACCCAGCAGTACACCGACCGGGGCAGGACCGCCGACGACTTCAAGGCGCTGCAGGACGATGTCGCGCAGGACGTACCACTGATCCCGCTCTGGCAGCGCAAGGACTATGTGCTGACCAGCAAAGACGTGTCGGGCGGGCAGTACCTCGCCGACGGGACGGGCGTCTGGCGGATCTGGGAACTCGGCTGGCTGTAG
- a CDS encoding SCO4848 family membrane protein — protein sequence MKLNRTASWFLTAFGVWSWVVWVTFAKNLFKDASGLAFDGGKPTAYLWIHLTLAIVSFILGTVIGAIGLRGVRAHRRAA from the coding sequence ATGAAACTCAACCGCACCGCCTCCTGGTTCCTCACAGCGTTCGGAGTGTGGTCGTGGGTGGTCTGGGTGACCTTCGCGAAGAACCTCTTCAAGGACGCGAGCGGGCTCGCGTTCGACGGCGGCAAGCCCACGGCCTATCTGTGGATCCACCTGACGCTGGCCATCGTCTCGTTCATCCTGGGCACGGTCATCGGTGCGATCGGCCTCCGGGGCGTCCGCGCCCACCGCCGGGCCGCCTAG
- a CDS encoding D-alanyl-D-alanine carboxypeptidase family protein, with translation MPAVDKTAKRTVLTVIAAALLPALCAVPASAAAAPGQRPSATGTSEGSEHSKTSGPSKTARSQIGGARLGRTGTQVQLGPGAPVLPKDLSGESWIVADAESGAVLASHDAHRRLAPASTLKMLLADTLLPKFPATETRKVLPSDLAGMGEGSSLVGIKENLTYTVHDLWLGVFLRSGNDAVHVLAAMNEGVPKTVRDMQAHADDLQALDTHVVSPDGYDAPGQVSSAYDLTLFARSGLQKKDFRTYCSTATAQFPGMKKKGKKRETFGIQNTNRLLTGADGVSQYKGIAGVKNGNTTHAGATYTAVAERNGHVLLVTVMKPSSAESHAVYKEAARLLDWGFASEGKVTPVGELVAPASSAAAGSGGTAKGGGATHAGKGGARATGSDKAAAAEEGGSTGIGTALAISAGALLLLAAGVFLVHRRWPLPGLVRRSPRR, from the coding sequence GTGCCTGCCGTTGATAAGACCGCGAAAAGGACCGTACTGACGGTCATAGCCGCCGCGTTGCTGCCCGCCCTCTGCGCCGTGCCCGCGTCGGCCGCGGCAGCTCCGGGCCAGAGACCGTCCGCCACCGGGACCTCGGAGGGTTCGGAGCACTCGAAGACCTCGGGCCCCTCGAAGACCGCACGGTCGCAGATCGGCGGGGCGCGTCTCGGCCGGACAGGCACCCAGGTGCAGCTCGGCCCCGGTGCGCCGGTGCTGCCGAAGGATCTCTCCGGAGAGTCCTGGATCGTCGCCGACGCCGAGTCCGGTGCCGTCCTCGCCTCGCACGACGCGCACCGGAGACTGGCCCCGGCCTCCACACTCAAGATGCTGCTCGCGGACACCCTCCTGCCGAAGTTCCCGGCGACCGAGACCCGCAAGGTGCTGCCGTCCGACCTCGCCGGCATGGGTGAGGGCAGCAGCCTGGTCGGTATCAAGGAGAACCTCACCTACACGGTCCATGACCTGTGGCTCGGGGTCTTCCTGCGCTCCGGGAACGACGCGGTGCACGTGCTGGCTGCGATGAACGAGGGCGTGCCGAAGACCGTCCGCGACATGCAGGCGCACGCCGACGACCTCCAGGCGCTCGACACCCACGTGGTGTCGCCGGACGGGTACGACGCCCCGGGCCAGGTCTCCAGCGCGTACGACCTGACGCTGTTCGCCCGCAGCGGCCTGCAGAAGAAGGACTTCCGCACCTACTGCTCGACGGCGACCGCGCAGTTCCCCGGCATGAAGAAGAAGGGCAAGAAGCGCGAGACCTTCGGGATCCAGAACACCAACCGCCTGCTGACCGGCGCCGACGGCGTGAGCCAGTACAAGGGCATCGCGGGTGTGAAGAACGGCAACACCACGCACGCCGGCGCCACCTACACCGCGGTCGCCGAACGCAACGGTCATGTGCTTCTCGTCACCGTCATGAAGCCCAGCTCGGCCGAGAGCCACGCGGTCTACAAGGAGGCTGCGCGGCTGCTCGACTGGGGCTTCGCCTCGGAGGGCAAGGTCACACCGGTCGGCGAGCTGGTCGCTCCGGCCAGTTCCGCGGCGGCCGGCTCCGGCGGGACGGCGAAGGGCGGCGGAGCCACGCACGCCGGCAAGGGCGGCGCCCGGGCCACCGGAAGCGACAAGGCCGCCGCGGCAGAGGAGGGCGGCTCCACCGGGATCGGCACAGCCCTGGCGATCAGCGCAGGGGCGTTGCTCCTGTTGGCGGCCGGGGTGTTCCTGGTGCACCGGCGCTGGCCGCTGCCGGGTCTGGTACGACGTTCTCCACGTCGCTGA
- a CDS encoding YihY/virulence factor BrkB family protein yields MDWLTKLPVIGPWAARLTRTHAWRAYETLVRVHWSRLAAAITFVSFLALFPLITVAAAIGAALLSQSQLHAMQNALSRQVPGISDQLDLNSLVQNAGTVGVVAGALLLFTGIGWVASMRDCLRAVWELDNADQGNAIVRKLKDGVILLGTGGAVLVSAGASAVGSSAVSWTAGQTGIADTGWGGALLQGVAFALAVLADFLVLLYVLTLLPGVEPPRRRLITAGLIGALGFELLKLLLSGYMRGVASKSMYGAFGVPVALLLWISFTVKLLLYCAAWTATGHADEEEISDVENVVPDPAAASAGAPGTPRPPTGATPLR; encoded by the coding sequence ATGGACTGGCTGACGAAGCTCCCCGTTATCGGCCCCTGGGCGGCCCGGCTGACGCGTACGCATGCCTGGCGCGCGTACGAGACCCTCGTCCGGGTGCACTGGAGCAGGCTGGCGGCGGCGATCACCTTTGTCAGTTTTCTGGCGCTCTTCCCGCTGATCACCGTCGCCGCCGCGATCGGCGCCGCCCTGCTCAGCCAGTCCCAACTGCACGCCATGCAGAACGCGCTGTCCCGCCAGGTGCCCGGCATCTCGGATCAGCTGGACCTCAACTCGCTGGTGCAGAACGCGGGTACGGTCGGCGTCGTCGCAGGGGCGCTGTTGCTCTTCACCGGTATCGGCTGGGTCGCCTCGATGCGGGACTGCCTGCGCGCGGTGTGGGAGCTCGACAACGCGGACCAGGGCAACGCCATCGTGCGCAAGCTCAAGGACGGCGTGATCCTGCTCGGGACGGGCGGCGCCGTACTCGTCTCGGCCGGCGCGTCGGCCGTCGGTTCGAGCGCGGTCAGCTGGACGGCCGGGCAGACCGGCATCGCGGACACCGGCTGGGGCGGCGCGCTCCTCCAGGGCGTGGCGTTCGCGCTGGCCGTCCTCGCCGACTTCCTGGTGCTCCTGTACGTACTGACCCTGCTGCCCGGCGTCGAGCCTCCCCGCCGCAGGCTGATCACCGCCGGGCTGATCGGCGCCCTCGGCTTCGAACTGCTCAAGCTGCTGCTCAGCGGCTATATGCGGGGCGTCGCGTCGAAGAGCATGTACGGCGCCTTCGGCGTCCCCGTCGCGCTGCTGCTGTGGATCAGCTTCACCGTGAAGCTGCTGCTCTACTGCGCGGCCTGGACCGCGACGGGGCACGCCGACGAGGAAGAGATCAGCGACGTGGAGAACGTCGTACCAGACCCGGCAGCGGCCAGCGCCGGTGCACCAGGAACACCCCGGCCGCCAACAGGAGCAACGCCCCTGCGCTGA
- a CDS encoding GtrA family protein: protein MTISRREIAGFALAGSCAYAVDLGLFVWLRGVAGWGPITAKSVSFLAGCTVAYLGNAFGTYRGRRVGWRGYTVFFGVNIAGAAVQLLCLAVSHYCFGLTSPRADTVSGAVVGMALATCLRFWGTRRLVFRSEGRRTPWTG from the coding sequence GTGACCATCAGCCGCCGTGAGATAGCGGGCTTCGCGCTCGCCGGGAGCTGTGCCTACGCCGTCGACCTCGGCCTCTTCGTCTGGCTGCGGGGCGTCGCGGGCTGGGGCCCGATCACCGCCAAGTCGGTGTCCTTCCTGGCCGGCTGTACGGTCGCGTACCTCGGCAACGCCTTCGGCACGTACCGGGGGCGGCGGGTCGGCTGGCGCGGGTACACGGTCTTCTTCGGGGTGAACATCGCCGGCGCGGCCGTCCAGTTGCTCTGCCTGGCAGTGTCGCACTACTGCTTCGGGCTGACGTCCCCGCGCGCGGACACCGTCTCCGGAGCGGTCGTCGGCATGGCACTCGCCACCTGCCTGCGCTTCTGGGGGACACGGAGGCTGGTATTCCGCTCCGAGGGTAGGCGCACGCCATGGACTGGCTGA